From a region of the Mycobacterium sp. SMC-8 genome:
- the fadD17 gene encoding long-chain-fatty-acid--CoA ligase FadD17, translating into MATVSSLLAKLAEVDDRGVHWVDPQSGSVSFTSWRNHIRDGAALASVLRGRLDPDRPPHVGVLLGNTPFFGTVLVAAALAGIVPVGLNPTRRGAALQRDVDHADCQLVLADRNGAQDGISAVAVESPAFEAELDAHRGAAADFPDPDPDDLFMLIFTSGTSGDPKAVRCTHEKIAFPGNMLAQRFGLGPGDTCYLSMPLFHSNAIMAGWAPAVAAGASIALRRKFSASQFFPDVRRFGATYANYVGKPLSYVLATPERPDDSDNTLRIAYGNEGAPRDLNRFAERFGVRVVDGFGSSEGGVSIARTPDTPEGALGPLTAGVTIIDVGTGAECGPGEVGELVNTDGPGQFRGYYKDPDAEAERMRGGVYHSGDLAYRDEHGFAYFAGRLGDWMRVDGENLGTAPIERILMRFPSVTEVAVYPIPDPAVGDQVMAALVLPEEVPFDPAAFTRFLAEQRDLGPKQWPRYVRTAHALPRTETFKVLKRQLSAEGVDCADPVYEIVRP; encoded by the coding sequence GTGGCAACCGTCTCGTCCCTGCTGGCCAAACTCGCCGAGGTCGACGACCGAGGGGTGCACTGGGTCGACCCGCAGAGCGGATCGGTGTCGTTCACCAGCTGGCGCAACCACATTCGTGACGGTGCGGCACTCGCGTCGGTGCTGCGCGGCAGGCTCGATCCGGACCGCCCGCCTCACGTCGGGGTGCTGCTCGGGAACACGCCGTTTTTCGGCACCGTCCTGGTCGCGGCGGCGCTGGCGGGCATCGTGCCGGTCGGGTTGAACCCCACCCGCCGGGGTGCGGCGCTGCAGCGCGACGTCGACCACGCCGACTGTCAGCTGGTGCTCGCCGATCGCAACGGCGCACAGGACGGCATCTCGGCCGTCGCCGTCGAATCACCGGCGTTCGAAGCCGAGTTAGACGCCCACCGCGGCGCAGCCGCCGACTTCCCCGACCCCGACCCCGACGACCTGTTCATGCTGATCTTCACCTCGGGCACCAGTGGTGATCCGAAGGCGGTGCGGTGCACCCACGAGAAGATCGCTTTTCCGGGAAACATGCTCGCGCAGCGGTTCGGACTCGGGCCCGGCGACACCTGTTACCTGTCGATGCCGCTGTTCCATTCGAACGCGATCATGGCCGGATGGGCGCCGGCGGTGGCCGCCGGGGCGTCGATCGCCCTGCGCCGCAAGTTCTCTGCGTCGCAGTTCTTCCCCGATGTGCGCAGGTTCGGCGCGACGTACGCCAACTACGTCGGCAAGCCGCTGTCCTATGTCCTGGCCACCCCCGAACGTCCGGACGACTCCGACAACACGCTGCGGATCGCGTACGGCAACGAGGGTGCGCCCCGGGACCTGAACCGGTTCGCCGAGCGGTTCGGGGTGAGGGTGGTGGACGGCTTCGGTTCCAGCGAGGGCGGGGTGTCGATCGCCCGGACCCCGGACACCCCCGAAGGCGCGCTGGGACCGCTGACCGCAGGCGTGACGATCATCGACGTCGGCACGGGCGCCGAATGCGGGCCCGGCGAGGTCGGGGAACTGGTCAACACCGACGGGCCCGGCCAGTTCCGGGGGTACTACAAGGATCCCGATGCCGAAGCCGAGCGCATGCGCGGCGGCGTTTACCACAGCGGTGACCTGGCGTATCGGGATGAGCACGGGTTCGCGTACTTCGCGGGCCGCCTCGGCGACTGGATGCGCGTCGACGGTGAGAACCTGGGCACCGCCCCGATCGAACGGATCCTGATGCGGTTCCCTTCAGTGACCGAGGTAGCGGTGTACCCGATCCCCGATCCGGCGGTCGGTGATCAGGTGATGGCCGCCCTCGTGCTGCCGGAGGAGGTCCCGTTCGATCCCGCCGCCTTCACCCGATTCCTGGCCGAGCAGCGCGATCTGGGCCCCAAGCAGTGGCCGCGATACGTACGCACCGCCCACGCTCTTCCCCGCACCGAGACGTTCAAGGTCCTCAAACGTCAACTCTCCGCCGAGGGCGTCGACTGCGCGGACCCCGTCTACGAGATCGTGCGGCCATGA
- a CDS encoding AMP-binding protein, with protein MTARRDDIATMLCDRIGDRRPGLRTRERDWTWDEVVRESAARACLANTWRGSDGDAVHIGVLLENVPDFVFWLGGAALAGATVVGLNPTRGSDGLAADIRHADCGLIITDTAGARRLAGLDHGVADDRVLVVDDPGYADLLRAQRVEPVPAPGADEASLLLLLFTSGTTGNSKAVKCSQGRLARIAYAATDKFGHHRDDVDYCCMPLFHGNAIMALWAPALANGATICLTPTFSASGFLSDVRYFGATFFTYVGKALAYLLSTPESPDDADNPLERGFGTEASPEDQREFRRRFGARLFEGYGSSEGGAVAQPDPSAPPSALGRPAHGDVVVVDPVTMTPCPPAELDPQGRALNADKAIGEIVDRRGASDFEGYYNNDAADAERTRNGWYWSGDLGYVDSHGYLYFAGRRGDWLRVDGENISTLTVERVLRCHPGVLAAAVYGVPDPRSGDQVMAAVEVPDPDTFDVNAFASFLADRDDLGAKGFPRLLRVSAKLPVTGSNKVLKRELQAQRWHTDESVYRWAGRGHPRFRLMSAKDRVALDAKFAAYGREHHA; from the coding sequence ATGACCGCGCGCCGGGACGACATCGCCACCATGCTGTGCGACCGGATCGGCGACCGGCGGCCCGGGCTGCGCACCCGCGAACGGGACTGGACGTGGGACGAGGTGGTCCGAGAATCGGCGGCCAGGGCCTGCCTGGCGAACACATGGCGCGGCAGCGACGGTGACGCCGTGCACATCGGGGTGCTGCTGGAGAACGTGCCCGATTTCGTGTTTTGGCTCGGCGGTGCCGCACTGGCCGGAGCCACCGTCGTCGGCCTGAACCCGACTCGCGGATCGGACGGGCTGGCCGCCGACATCCGGCACGCCGACTGCGGGCTGATCATCACCGACACCGCCGGTGCGCGCCGACTGGCCGGCCTCGACCACGGCGTGGCGGACGACCGCGTGCTGGTGGTCGACGACCCCGGGTACGCCGACCTGCTGCGGGCCCAGCGGGTCGAACCCGTGCCGGCGCCCGGCGCCGACGAAGCATCCTTGCTGCTGTTGTTGTTCACATCGGGTACGACCGGCAACTCGAAGGCCGTCAAGTGCAGCCAGGGCCGCCTGGCCCGCATCGCGTATGCCGCGACCGACAAATTCGGGCATCACCGCGACGACGTCGACTACTGCTGCATGCCGCTGTTCCACGGCAACGCGATCATGGCGCTGTGGGCGCCCGCGCTGGCCAACGGTGCGACGATATGCCTCACCCCGACGTTCTCGGCGTCCGGATTCCTCTCCGACGTCCGGTATTTCGGGGCGACGTTCTTCACCTACGTCGGAAAGGCGCTGGCCTACCTGCTGTCCACCCCGGAGTCCCCGGATGACGCCGACAACCCGCTGGAACGCGGGTTCGGCACCGAGGCCTCCCCCGAGGACCAGAGAGAATTCCGGCGCCGGTTCGGTGCGCGACTGTTCGAGGGGTACGGCTCCAGCGAGGGCGGCGCGGTGGCCCAACCGGATCCGTCGGCACCGCCGTCGGCGCTCGGCCGGCCCGCGCACGGCGACGTCGTCGTCGTCGACCCCGTCACGATGACACCGTGTCCCCCGGCGGAGCTCGATCCCCAGGGCCGGGCGCTCAACGCCGACAAGGCCATCGGCGAGATCGTCGACCGGCGGGGCGCCAGTGATTTCGAGGGTTATTACAACAACGATGCCGCCGATGCCGAACGAACTCGCAACGGCTGGTACTGGTCCGGCGACCTCGGCTACGTCGACAGCCATGGCTACCTGTATTTCGCCGGCCGGCGCGGTGACTGGCTGCGCGTCGACGGCGAGAACATCTCCACCTTGACCGTCGAACGGGTGCTGCGATGTCACCCGGGGGTGTTGGCCGCGGCGGTCTACGGCGTCCCCGATCCACGGTCGGGCGACCAGGTGATGGCCGCCGTTGAGGTGCCCGACCCGGACACCTTCGACGTCAATGCGTTCGCGTCGTTCCTTGCCGACCGGGATGATTTGGGCGCCAAGGGTTTTCCCCGGCTGCTGCGGGTGTCAGCGAAGCTCCCCGTCACCGGATCCAACAAGGTGCTCAAACGTGAGCTGCAGGCGCAGCGCTGGCACACCGACGAGTCGGTGTACCGATGGGCGGGCCGGGGACATCCGCGCTTCCGGCTGATGAGCGCCAAGGATCGCGTCGCCCTCGACGCCAAATTCGCCGCGTATGGAAGGGAACACCATGCCTGA
- a CDS encoding FAD-binding protein: MPESDERSREHDSTRWDETTDVLVAGSGAGGATGAYTAAREGLDVLLVEATDKFGGTTAYSGGGGMWFPCNPVLVRAGADDTLDDAVEYYTAVVGDRTPRALQETYVRSGAPLIEYLESDELLKFSLLPWPDYFGSAPKARADGMRHIAAKPLKVAAAPQLRELVRGPLDADRLGRAQPDDYFVGGRALIARLLAATARFPHTATRLNTALTELVVDGGRVVGAIVESDGERRAIRARRGVLLAAGGFERNDDLRARYGVPGTSRDTMGPWGNLGLAHLAGIAAGAGTDLMDQAWWSPGLTHPDGTSAFALWFTGGIFVDDEGRRFVNESAAYDRLGRAVLTAVADGTVTLPFWMIYDDGDGVVPPVKATNVSMVEPDKYVAAGLWRTADTLEELAAAIGVPPSNLVETVERFNGFVREGRDRDFGRGDEPYDRAFSGGAAPLYPIEKGPFHAAAFGVSDLGTKGGLRTDTAARVLDRADNVIPGLYAAGNTMAAPSGTTYPGGGNPIGTSMVFSHLAVLDMAGGNHE, from the coding sequence ATGCCTGAATCCGATGAGCGCTCGCGCGAGCATGATTCAACCCGGTGGGATGAGACCACCGACGTCCTGGTGGCCGGGTCCGGTGCGGGCGGGGCGACCGGCGCCTATACCGCCGCCAGGGAAGGCCTGGACGTGCTCCTGGTGGAAGCCACCGACAAGTTCGGCGGCACCACGGCGTATTCCGGCGGGGGCGGGATGTGGTTTCCGTGCAACCCCGTGTTGGTGCGGGCGGGTGCCGACGACACCCTCGACGACGCTGTGGAGTATTACACCGCGGTGGTCGGTGACCGCACACCGCGCGCGCTGCAGGAGACCTATGTCCGCAGCGGCGCACCGCTGATCGAGTACCTGGAAAGCGATGAGCTGCTGAAGTTTTCGCTGCTGCCATGGCCGGACTACTTCGGCAGCGCCCCGAAGGCCCGCGCCGACGGGATGCGCCACATCGCGGCCAAGCCGTTGAAGGTGGCCGCCGCCCCACAGTTGCGTGAGCTCGTTCGCGGACCGCTGGACGCCGACCGGCTCGGGCGTGCCCAGCCCGACGACTACTTCGTCGGGGGTCGTGCGCTGATCGCCCGACTCCTCGCGGCCACGGCCCGCTTCCCGCATACGGCGACCCGGTTGAACACCGCGCTGACCGAACTTGTGGTCGACGGCGGCAGGGTTGTCGGGGCAATCGTCGAATCGGATGGAGAGCGCAGAGCCATCCGGGCCCGGCGGGGAGTCCTGTTGGCCGCGGGCGGTTTCGAACGCAATGACGACCTGCGTGCCCGCTACGGGGTGCCGGGAACCTCGCGGGACACCATGGGACCGTGGGGCAATCTGGGCCTGGCGCATCTGGCCGGCATCGCCGCCGGCGCCGGCACCGACCTGATGGATCAGGCGTGGTGGTCCCCCGGCCTGACCCATCCCGACGGCACGTCGGCGTTCGCGTTGTGGTTCACCGGCGGGATCTTCGTCGACGATGAGGGCAGGCGCTTCGTCAACGAATCGGCGGCCTACGACCGGCTCGGGCGGGCTGTGCTGACGGCCGTCGCCGACGGCACGGTCACCCTGCCGTTCTGGATGATCTACGACGACGGCGACGGGGTGGTGCCGCCGGTGAAGGCGACCAACGTCTCGATGGTCGAACCGGACAAGTACGTCGCGGCCGGATTGTGGCGCACCGCCGACACCCTCGAGGAGTTGGCGGCGGCAATCGGGGTTCCGCCAAGCAACCTGGTGGAAACGGTCGAGAGGTTCAACGGGTTCGTCCGCGAGGGACGCGACAGGGATTTCGGCCGCGGCGACGAACCCTACGACCGGGCGTTCTCGGGCGGCGCGGCGCCGCTGTATCCCATCGAGAAGGGTCCGTTCCACGCGGCCGCATTCGGGGTTTCGGATCTGGGCACCAAAGGCGGGTTGCGCACCGATACCGCCGCGCGAGTGCTCGATCGGGCGGACAATGTGATTCCCGGGCTGTACGCGGCGGGCAACACGATGGCCGCGCCCAGCGGCACCACCTATCCGGGCGGCGGTAACCCGATCGGCACCAGCATGGTCTTCAGCCACCTCGCTGTGCTCGACATGGCAGGAGGAAACCATGAGTGA
- a CDS encoding LpqN/LpqT family lipoprotein, which produces MNIAAVTRFTAIAAALAVVATSCTTSTDGTGTAAAPGSTDATTSARVAAPSTSRIAPRQQAPGGPAMTISDYLAQNGIEESPVGRGDPGAPIIDLPIPDGWEDAGDDTPEWSYAAIVYTGPGAAEYTPSIVALLSKLVGDVDPQALLQASAGEASNLPGWTPMSEGKLTTLGEFPAFQLGGTWVQNGVTKLAAQKTVVIPGRDGSWYVLQLNADGLENQIDIIGPATLAIDDQTTITPQ; this is translated from the coding sequence ATGAACATTGCGGCCGTCACCCGTTTCACCGCGATCGCCGCGGCGCTGGCGGTGGTCGCGACGAGTTGCACCACGTCGACCGACGGCACCGGCACCGCCGCGGCACCCGGATCCACCGATGCCACCACGTCGGCGCGCGTCGCCGCACCCTCGACCTCACGAATCGCCCCGCGGCAGCAGGCGCCCGGTGGCCCGGCGATGACCATCTCCGATTACCTCGCTCAGAACGGGATCGAGGAATCCCCCGTCGGCCGCGGCGACCCCGGTGCGCCGATCATCGACCTACCGATTCCGGACGGCTGGGAGGACGCAGGCGACGACACCCCCGAGTGGTCGTATGCGGCGATCGTCTACACCGGTCCGGGGGCAGCCGAATACACCCCGAGCATCGTCGCGCTGTTGTCGAAGCTGGTCGGTGACGTCGACCCGCAAGCGCTCCTGCAAGCGTCCGCCGGTGAAGCCAGCAACCTGCCGGGCTGGACGCCGATGAGCGAAGGCAAGCTCACCACGCTCGGTGAGTTCCCCGCGTTCCAACTCGGCGGCACCTGGGTGCAGAACGGTGTCACCAAGCTGGCCGCCCAGAAGACGGTCGTGATCCCCGGCCGGGACGGTTCCTGGTACGTCCTTCAGCTAAACGCCGACGGGCTGGAGAACCAGATCGACATCATCGGCCCGGCGACCTTGGCCATCGACGACCAGACCACCATCACCCCGCAGTAG
- a CDS encoding nitronate monooxygenase family protein — MRTELCDRFGIEYPIFVFTPSEKVAAAVSKAGGLGVLGCVRFNDADDLENVLQWMDANTDGKPYGVDVVMPAKIPTEGTSVDINKLIPAEHREFVDKTLSDLGVPPLPQDEERSEGVLGWLHSVARSHVEVALKHPIKLIANALGSPPKDVIDQAHAAGVPVAALAGSPKHALRHVENGVDIVVAQGHEAGGHTGEIGSMVLWPEIVDALDGRAPVLAAGGIGTGRQVAAALALGAQGVWMGSAFLTSAEYDLGERLESGRSVIQEAMLKATSADTVRRRIYTGKPARLLKSRWTDAWDADGAPEPLPMPLQNILVSEAHQRMSESTDPTTVAMPVGQIVGRMNEIRPVADIIAELVIGFEEASRRLDGIREA; from the coding sequence ATGCGAACCGAACTCTGCGATCGCTTCGGCATCGAGTATCCGATCTTCGTCTTCACCCCGTCGGAGAAGGTCGCCGCCGCGGTCAGCAAGGCCGGTGGTCTGGGTGTGCTCGGCTGCGTGAGATTCAACGACGCCGACGACCTGGAGAACGTCCTGCAGTGGATGGACGCCAACACCGACGGCAAGCCCTACGGTGTGGACGTCGTGATGCCGGCCAAGATCCCGACCGAGGGCACCTCGGTGGACATCAACAAGCTGATCCCGGCCGAGCATCGCGAATTCGTCGACAAGACGCTCTCCGACCTCGGCGTGCCGCCTCTGCCTCAGGACGAGGAGCGCTCCGAAGGCGTTCTGGGATGGCTGCATTCGGTGGCGCGCAGCCACGTCGAGGTCGCGCTCAAACACCCGATCAAGCTGATCGCCAACGCGCTCGGTTCGCCGCCCAAGGACGTGATCGACCAGGCGCACGCGGCCGGAGTGCCCGTCGCCGCACTCGCCGGTTCGCCGAAACACGCGCTGCGCCACGTCGAGAACGGTGTCGACATCGTCGTCGCCCAGGGCCACGAGGCCGGTGGCCACACCGGTGAGATCGGCTCGATGGTGCTGTGGCCGGAGATCGTCGACGCGTTGGACGGCAGAGCTCCGGTGCTGGCCGCCGGCGGTATCGGCACCGGCCGGCAGGTCGCTGCCGCGCTCGCCCTCGGTGCGCAGGGTGTGTGGATGGGCTCGGCGTTCCTGACCTCGGCGGAGTACGACCTCGGCGAGCGGCTGGAGTCCGGGCGGTCGGTGATCCAGGAGGCCATGCTCAAGGCCACCTCCGCAGACACCGTGCGCAGACGCATCTACACCGGCAAACCGGCGCGGCTGCTCAAGAGCCGCTGGACCGACGCGTGGGACGCCGACGGCGCACCCGAGCCGTTGCCGATGCCGTTGCAGAACATCCTGGTCAGCGAAGCCCACCAGCGGATGAGCGAGTCGACCGATCCCACCACCGTCGCGATGCCCGTCGGTCAGATCGTCGGCCGCATGAACGAGATCCGCCCGGTCGCCGACATCATCGCCGAGCTGGTGATCGGTTTCGAGGAAGCCAGCAGACGGCTGGACGGTATCCGCGAGGCCTGA